In the genome of Trypanosoma brucei gambiense DAL972 chromosome 11, complete sequence, the window CACTCCGCCTCAGCAGTAGTTGCCGCCTTCCCAACATGGTTCCTTCCCGCTCGAGACTGAACCCTCGCACCCGAGCCAGCACGACCGTTTTGCTGTAACCAGTACCGCCTGTCAATGTAATCGAACACGAGACGCCACACGTTTTGGTACCGAGACGACAGTCCCAAAAAGGCGGAATGAACCTCCTTTTTCTCACCACGAATCAAATCTTCCACAAGTTCCAGGTACGTTTTCTCCAAGCGCGCGATCAATGCACTACACCCCTGGGCAAAGCAGGTTCCTCGCACATATTCTATGTTCGTCACGtgcttttctcctttcgaGTCCACACGTGTCGTGGTACCCTGGTCTAACTTGACGCCGTACACCTTTGCAAGTCTCCTTGAATCCTCTGTTGCGCGATGCAAAGCCTCAGTGTATCCAGGGACAAAGGAGATACCCTGCCGACTGCAACGATATAAAACTGCACCCGTATTTAGTGAAaggagcagctgcccacAGTAGCGGTTTGTTGCAATACTTTTGCCATCATTTTGACCGCTAACAGAACCATTTCCAGTATTACTAGGACTCTCGCCGTCACCCTCAACACCTTCACCGCAGTTATCACTTGAATTCACACAGTACTTGTCTCTAAGGATTTCACGCAATGGGACGTACAGCTGCTGGACAACACGTTTGTTCGCTGTAGTGATAACACACAAATTCCCGCCGTTAGCGAGCCATCGCTTCACTGGAATTATACACGGACTTTCACTAAGTGTAAGATACTCTCCACGTGCCTTATGGGGCGTCGCTACAATTGTGCCATCGAAATCTGCAAGTAACCAACAGTTTTGAAGCATTTCCAAAAATAGTAACTGCCTCCTAATATAGAAAGTAGAGAGGTATATATGTTTCCCCGTTATCCTacctctctccctttttctgtagttactttctcttcctctctttttttttcgcaacgattttaaaaaagtagCGCCTCACTCCTTTTTGTGCTCAACTTATGGTGGTGTTATCTGCTGGAAGATCAAATGGAAATGTATTGACACGAATGTCTATATTTCCGTAGTACAATCTGGCACTACTTTTCTACACGCCTTATCTATACTTTTTCTGTGAGGAACTACGCGCCAAAACTTGGAaccaagcaaaaaaaaaaaatgctcgAAGAAAGTTCATGCAAAAgcatacacacacgtacatctaaaaaaaaaaagaaagcggtCTTACCCAGACGTTACACAAACTCCCAACGAGTCACACATAGGGACAAGGGGAGTATATTAAAGTATAAGAAAATTAAAGCTGTGAAGTAGGATACAGTGGTAACTTGACTTCAATTGTTAACACGTGTTTCGTGCGGTATTTCCCCTAGCACAACCCAGACTTCAAATTACTCGTCGCATATTATCCACTTGTGTAccaaggaaacaaaataataataataattgcaTGACTATCGGCTCGGTTTCCCCACccacatgttttttttccaaggGTGTTCAGGTTTACACAACAACGCGATGCCGAAAACGGACACCAGTGCGGACAGTTACTCCGTTAAATCattgttccttttctgttgCATATCCACGCGCAATGCCATGTCGACCCTTTTCAATTTGCGTTTGCACCGGCGTCTGTCCAGTCCTCGGTTCCAAACCGACGTATGTGCGCTGATATAATCGGTCCAACGCGCTACCGCCACCATCATGCGTCATGACAGTCCCTGCCATTGTGCGTATGAGTGTTGTGCAGTCCCCCCGCTGCtcttcctttcgtttctgtGATCCGGTGGCCGCCTCCACCTCGTTGCGGAGAAGAGGGAGAATCGAGTCGAAGGTCGTGCTAAAAACGGCGGGGTGGCCGTACAGTGGTGAATCAACATCTTCAGCACGAAGGGCAAGCAAAACCTCGACTGGGGAAACGATAGGTTTTGGGaaaccatcttttttttctggaaagTGACCTTCGCGACTGTTGGGGCATGCGATGGTCACAAAACAATCAACCGTGTCTACAAAGTTTGCGATCTTAAATTCGTTTAGATGACCAATATAAATGATGTAGGAACGCTTGCCGTGCGCACGAAGCAGCTTGTGTAGCAACATTGTTGTCTCGTAATACCCCGCTATGGACAACGAGGCCACAACTATCCCCACAGCAGAGGTAGCTCGAATAAGTTCAATGTTGAAAGCACGTTGTTTCGAGCGTTTATCCACCACCATCTGCAGTTTAGCATAACCTGCATTGCGAAAACAAGTGTCACCGCTGAAAATGTCAGCAGCAATAGAATGACCATCGCCGGAGGAACAGGTGCTGAGCACAGTCTCCAAAGTGGCATCATCAATATCACCGCGAGCTGTATCATTCAGTGGTGAGAGGAGATTGCCCCCGTCCCCAGTGAGGCCGAACGACTcatccattattattaatgcGGGAGGAGATTCGTTGGCCTCAAACGCTACCTCGCGAAGCTCTTGCGAGTAGTGGTAGAGGTTGTGTTGGTGAATATTGAGAATATGTAACGGTAGAAAGGCACTTGATGGACCGACGAACAAGAAGTACTGCAGCTCCTTTGTTCCAGCACGAGGGAACCGGACACCATTAATCACCCACGAACTACACTCCCCAGATGATGGGCTCCAGCTATGCGGGATGGCCGCATGAACATTAACTACCGATCCCGATGTCGAAGGTTGCTCCGGATTTGTTGTCGACTGAACCAACTCGTAGCTGCACCACGAAACAGAAGACCCGTCAATCAATGTCACAATGTCGGGGACCGGTGTACCCGCTTGATGTCGTTCCCGCCAGCGCCGTTCGGCATCTTCCACAACATTACGCGAACGATGGCAGCCAACAACAACCAGGTTGACAGTAGCCTCGGCATCCTTCTCCCTCACTAGCGAACGAACGCGGCCAACCAAGTATTTTTGCAGTAGCTCCACTGCTCCCAAAACCAGCCGTGCTGATAAATCTTTTTGACGCACCTGCTCTTCCTGTTGTTGAGTCACTTGTCTAGCAGTCGCAGTGAATTGAAAAGACTCCTGCACGTAGAAGACAGGGATCCTGGTAGAGCGGCTCATGCATGATTCGCCAAAGTGTATAAGACAGTCGCTGCAGTAATGCTGCGCCGTAATCTCGTCTGGACAGCACGACCCGAAGGTGTTATctgctacaacaaaaaaacggatTCTGCCATCAttgttgctgcagcagcaatcCTCTCCAACATCAGGTGATGGGGTGACACCATAAACACCTCCCACACAACGGGGATCGGATAAAAGAATGCCTTTTAGCGTTTCCACAACAGCGACGGCATCGTCCAACAGGTCGTCCGGAAATTGCAGCGCCACCCGAAGAAATGGGCTTGCCAGTGCTTGCGTTGAAGTGGAGGAAGACAAGGAGCTTCCTGTGAGGATAAACGACGCCACGCTATCCAGTTTGTATTGACTACGTATTCCTTCACGGGGTTTAGGCTGCCGCCGACACATTACGGTGGCAACCGGCTTCGGCGGAGCATCGTGGTACATTGTCACCCCGCTTCCCACAGTCGCCTATTCCTGTCCCCTTACTAACTTTCTTCCTCCGGATTGATCCCTTTTCCCCTATATTGCGGGGTGGGGTGATGGGGCTTCAGCACTTGGCGCTAGCTGCTGTAATAGCAGTTATTGAGTGGTGTATCAAGTTGTATGAGTTTtgaaaggggggaggaaattAAGAAAGTTAAGGTGACGCCAGTTTGTAAAACGCTAAGCACAATTAACCAGGGTATCAcaaggggggaggagggaaatatcCAGAAAGTTTCCGCTTCGCCGGGGAGAACACCTGAGGACACTTCTTGTTTTAATCGTTACACTTATAACTTTGGCGAtacgggggagggggtggCGAAAGTGTGAGTGAACACGGGAAGACGCGTCAGATTGGTAAGCGGTTTAGTACGtcgttttcctccttccacgTTCATTCACCTATGGGACTCCTGCGCACCTGTTACAGGAGAGAAGAAGTGGGACACGGCGTGTTAAGAAGGACAGAAATCAAAGAGAAGTGTAGAGACGAAGGATCGCGTTTCCGTGTCACTCTTTGTGGAGGTGTCATTTCCCCGACCACTCTTCACTTACTGCACACCACTTTTCATCTTACTCCACGAAAGATGGAAAGTTGGTAGCCCCTCCCACTGCAAACCCTGTGCAAATCCATCCACTAGTTGCGGACCGCTCTCACCATACTCCTCACATCCTGTTAGCCCTTCTCCAGGGTCGGCCGTTAATGTTGTGCGGCCAAACAAATCAGATGTTGGAGGTAGTGTGTAGTATGCAATTCGCCCATCGTTCCAGTCGTGCAGTATCATGCGCGCCGTTCCCTCCTCGTCTACAACGCCACCTTGCAGCAACCGACCACGTCGTTGCCCGACAAGACGGATGAAAGACATCACATCACTAGGATCGAATGAGCCAATGCTGTAGAACAATCCCAAAGGATGTACGCCTGCCGAGAGATATTGTGAGTGCTGCTGTTGACTGGGATCGAGGGTAACCTGCGCGCAGCGTTGCAATAACCGCTGGACTGGAGTGAAGGGATCGGCCAAATCACTCACTTTCACCGCATTGCGCAGCACGACATCACCGCAGTCTTCACCAGGTGCAACCACACCTGGACAGTCCATTACACGAATATCCGAGCGCAGCTCCACCTCCGTATTACCAGTGGTAAATCCCGGCATGTTGCCCACACCAACCACATGTTTGCGCTTCAAGGCATTGATCACTGAGCTCTTTCCGACGTTGGGGTATCCAATAACCCCCACCACAATAGCCTTGCGAGCtccggtttcttcactggtAGCTAGTGCACGAAGGCGGCGGAACATGTTCGCCACATATGTGTGCCCACTAGCCCCTTTCGCCGTTGCGGCAAAGGGTATGCACATGATCCCCTCGTGTTCCTCGAAGAAATGGACCCAGGCGTCAACAGTCTCCTTTGATGGTAGAAGATCTGCCTTATTGAGCACCATaaccattttctttttgtcttcaccGAACTGAGAGCGAATGGTGCGCTCAAGTTGATTTAGACGGCAGCCCAGAGGGTCACGTGCATCTACCACCTGTAGAAGGACATCACTGTTTTCCACAACCTTCTGGAACTCCTTATAAAAGCGGCGTAGTGACCTATCCACGCCACGCCTCTCGACGTCGTCATCCATATCGTTTATGTTCTCTGATTCGCCCATCCACTGCTGAGGAACCTCATAGTGGTGTACCTTTTCAGCACATTGCACCGCAAGCAAAGTCATGGCCCGTCGCTCCGCTGCGACACGCgcctcttcatttccttgcTCCTGGGGCTCCTTCTCACCGGATGCGGCAGCAATCTTGTTTGACCCACGAAGTGCAGGAATGCTGAAAAGACTACGATTACGATTCCGCGCCGTGCGCGTCAAATTCTGAGCTACTTTCTTTAAATCAGGTACGCCAGGGTCTTTTGTcaacttctttctttgctgtgGGTGGCAGTTTCGACCAtgaccaccaccaccaccaccaccaccaccacctttaCCATGCTTCTTAGACTGTCCACCCATCTGTTTTATTAttctatatttttctttcccttctggGTGTTCACTACTGCTGACGTATACACCCACAAGCAGAGTTGGAAGGGCtaagtaagaaaaagaaagtaaccGCGATGATGCctcgaataaaaaaaattgagggAAACGAAAGcagtagagaaaaaaaaaacagttgaAGTCCTTAGCTACTTAGTTGAGGAGGGAGCGGCCCGTGTAAGAAGCCCTGCTAAAAGATgttgaaggaggaaatgtggagaaaattttttttgtttatttaaatCGTAGTGTGAATGTAAGTATGAATACTACAttctgcaaaaaaaaaaaaacgtgaaaaagtaaaaaaggttCGCTGCCTAAAACGCCATACGCCAGGCGTCAGCACAAAGAAGTAGATGACACCACTGtcaagagggagagaagcgCAGTCATGAGTTTTATCACTCACTCGCCATCCAACGCCACTGGCTACTGAAActcccctccctcctttATTCAGGGCCAccataaaacaaataaaagcgTAGACATGCTTATGCTACCACATATCCCCCTGCTTCACCATCTTCTAGCCTTCTGCCACGTTAACCAACGGCCGGACCCCCCTCCCCGCCCGATGCACTAACTGCAAGCTAGGCAACG includes:
- a CDS encoding GTP-binding protein, putative, which codes for MGGQSKKHGKGGGGGGGGGGHGRNCHPQQRKKLTKDPGVPDLKKVAQNLTRTARNRNRSLFSIPALRGSNKIAAASGEKEPQEQGNEEARVAAERRAMTLLAVQCAEKVHHYEVPQQWMGESENINDMDDDVERRGVDRSLRRFYKEFQKVVENSDVLLQVVDARDPLGCRLNQLERTIRSQFGEDKKKMVMVLNKADLLPSKETVDAWVHFFEEHEGIMCIPFAATAKGASGHTYVANMFRRLRALATSEETGARKAIVVGVIGYPNVGKSSVINALKRKHVVGVGNMPGFTTGNTEVELRSDIRVMDCPGVVAPGEDCGDVVLRNAVKVSDLADPFTPVQRLLQRCAQVTLDPSQQQHSQYLSAGVHPLGLFYSIGSFDPSDVMSFIRLVGQRRGRLLQGGVVDEEGTARMILHDWNDGRIAYYTLPPTSDLFGRTTLTADPGEGLTGCEEYGESGPQLVDGFAQGLQWEGLPTFHLSWSKMKSGVQ